Proteins encoded in a region of the Alphaproteobacteria bacterium genome:
- a CDS encoding DUF692 domain-containing protein, with protein sequence MAGVSFKPQHAAAIDGDMYRGWFEVHAENYFVDGGPRLRQLESLRQNYPLSLHGVGLSLAGAEPVDQAHLHALRRLVERFEPVLVSEHLAWTTHGGRYLADLLPVPLDAENLSHLVDSVDATQESLGRTILIENPARYMSLPHDQMPEIAFLTELARRTGCGLLLDINNVYVGSRNLGFDPATFLDGIPGELVGEIHIAGHVVDALDPSLLIDNHGASVADPVWALFERTVARIGPRATLIERDNDIPPWAALQAEAHQAQSILDAAARPIAQARAVER encoded by the coding sequence ATGGCAGGCGTGAGCTTCAAGCCTCAGCATGCCGCGGCCATCGACGGCGACATGTATCGCGGCTGGTTCGAAGTTCACGCAGAGAACTACTTTGTCGACGGTGGGCCGCGCCTGCGTCAACTCGAAAGCCTTCGACAAAACTACCCTCTTTCCCTTCACGGGGTCGGACTGTCCCTGGCCGGCGCGGAACCGGTCGACCAAGCCCACCTCCATGCCCTTCGGCGATTGGTCGAACGATTCGAACCGGTGCTGGTGTCGGAACATCTCGCCTGGACCACTCACGGCGGCCGCTATCTCGCGGATCTTCTGCCGGTACCGCTCGACGCCGAAAACCTGTCGCACCTCGTAGACAGCGTCGATGCGACGCAGGAATCGTTGGGACGGACGATCCTGATCGAGAACCCCGCACGATACATGTCCCTGCCCCACGACCAAATGCCAGAGATCGCGTTTCTGACCGAACTCGCGCGGCGCACCGGGTGCGGCCTTCTGCTGGACATCAACAATGTGTATGTCGGCTCGCGAAACCTCGGTTTCGATCCGGCCACATTTCTTGACGGTATCCCCGGCGAACTTGTCGGGGAAATCCACATTGCCGGGCATGTTGTCGATGCACTTGACCCTAGCCTCTTGATCGACAACCACGGCGCCTCGGTCGCCGACCCCGTGTGGGCGCTTTTTGAGCGGACCGTTGCGCGCATTGGACCACGCGCAACATTGATCGAACGGGACAACGACATCCCACCCTGGGCAGCGTTGCAGGCGGAGGCCCATCAAGCTCAAAGCATTCTCGACGCCGCCGCCCGGCCCATCGCCCAAGCGCGTGCAGTAGAGCGATGA
- a CDS encoding DUF2282 domain-containing protein produces MKTALSIAAAVAAAITMAAAHDASAQGKQEKCFGVSLAGKNDCAAGPGTTCAGTSKVDYQGNAWTLVAAGTCEATMLKTADGRDIKGSLKALDRDLPKI; encoded by the coding sequence ATGAAGACCGCACTCTCTATCGCTGCAGCCGTAGCCGCCGCGATCACGATGGCCGCCGCCCACGATGCATCTGCCCAGGGCAAACAAGAAAAGTGCTTCGGCGTTTCCCTTGCCGGCAAGAACGATTGTGCCGCCGGTCCGGGTACCACGTGCGCCGGCACCTCGAAAGTCGACTATCAGGGCAATGCATGGACGCTAGTAGCCGCAGGCACCTGCGAAGCGACCATGCTCAAAACTGCAGACGGGCGCGACATCAAGGGGAGCCTCAAGGCCCTCGATCGCGACCTTCCGAAGATCTAA
- the rlmJ gene encoding 23S rRNA (adenine(2030)-N(6))-methyltransferase RlmJ, which translates to MNYRHAFHAGGYADVVKHAVLSLIVAYLKRKDAAFFVLDSHAGRGRYNLTDGESERTGEAQSGIARLFAKTDVPAVLAPYLGVVRSFQECANVLKWYPGSPRVVRALMRRQDRLFVAERHPDEAAALMAEFSRDRQVKVFTIDGYHAVRSFLPPRERRGLVLIDPPFESADEFERLAEALRDGLARWATGTFVLWYPIKRPDAVAAFLGDVAAACGSRTAIALEVLVSQPDGIRLAGCGLVVVNPPYTLSREAGAFLPYLADLFGGGYGAEGRVVTLCGT; encoded by the coding sequence ATGAATTATCGTCATGCCTTCCATGCCGGCGGTTATGCCGATGTCGTCAAACACGCGGTCCTTTCGTTGATCGTGGCGTATTTGAAGCGAAAGGACGCGGCCTTCTTTGTCTTGGACAGCCATGCAGGCAGGGGTCGCTACAACCTAACGGACGGAGAGTCCGAACGTACGGGGGAAGCGCAGTCTGGAATTGCGCGGCTCTTTGCCAAAACGGACGTACCGGCGGTTCTCGCGCCCTATCTCGGCGTCGTTCGGTCGTTCCAAGAGTGTGCGAACGTACTGAAATGGTATCCTGGTTCCCCGCGGGTCGTTCGCGCATTGATGCGCCGACAGGATCGTCTGTTCGTTGCCGAACGCCATCCCGACGAAGCGGCGGCCCTAATGGCAGAGTTTTCTCGCGACCGTCAGGTCAAGGTGTTTACCATCGACGGGTATCACGCGGTGCGCTCGTTCCTCCCACCGCGCGAGCGGCGCGGCTTGGTCTTGATCGATCCGCCATTCGAATCGGCGGATGAATTCGAACGCCTAGCAGAAGCCCTCCGAGACGGGTTGGCGCGCTGGGCCACGGGCACCTTCGTGCTGTGGTACCCCATCAAGCGACCCGACGCGGTCGCGGCTTTTCTGGGTGACGTAGCCGCCGCCTGTGGCTCTCGGACGGCGATCGCGCTCGAAGTCCTCGTTTCCCAGCCAGACGGCATTCGATTGGCGGGTTGCGGCCTCGTGGTGGTCAATCCGCCCTATACGCTAAGCCGAGAAGCGGGCGCGTTCCTCCCGTATCTGGCGGACTTATTTGGCGGCGGCTACGGCGCCGAAGGCCGTGTTGTGACGCTTTGCGGGACGTGA